A window from Myripristis murdjan chromosome 11, fMyrMur1.1, whole genome shotgun sequence encodes these proteins:
- the LOC115367404 gene encoding transcription and mRNA export factor ENY2-2-like yields the protein MSKDSQMRAAINQKLIEMGERERLKELLRAKLVECGWKDQLKAHCKDVIREKGLEHVTVEDLVTEVTPKGRALVPDSVKKELLQRIRAFLAQHATL from the exons ATGAGCAAAGACTCCCAGATGAGAGCCGCGATAAACCAGAAGTTGATAGAAATGGGCGAACGGGAACG GTTGAAAGAACTGCTCAGGGCCAAGCTGGTGGAGTGTGGCTGGAAGGATCAGCTGAAAGCACACTGCAAag ACGTGATCAGGGAAAAGGGCCTGGAGCACGTCACAGTGGAGGACCTGGTCACAGAAGTCACACCCAAAGGCAGAG CACTTGTCCCCGATAGCGTGAAGAAAGAACTCCTGCAGAGAATCAGAGCTTTTCTAGCTCAACATGCAACCTTGTGA